The sequence ATCGCGGGCCCGCTCGGCCTGATCGGCCTCTACATCCGGATGAAGCTCGAGGAGACGCCCGCGTTCAAGCGCCAGGCCGAAGCGCGCGAAGCGCAGGACAAGGCAGTGCCGAACGCGCATTTCCGCCGGCAGCTCGTGCGTCACTGGCGCGCGCTGCTGCTGTGCGTCGGCCTCGTGCTGATCTTCAACGTGGCCGACTACATGGCGCTGTCGTATCTGCCGAGCTATCTGTCCTCGACGCTGCATTTCGACGAGGCGCACGGCCTCGTGCTGATCCTGATCGTGATGGTGCTGATGATGCCGATGACGCTCGCGACGGGCCGGCTGTCCGACGCGATCGGCCGCAAGCCGGTGATGCTCGCCGGCTGCATCGGGCTCTTCGCGCTCGCGATTCCGGCGCTGCTCCTGATCCGCACGGGCGAGACGTCGCTCGTGTTCGGCGGCCTCCTGATCCTCGGCGCGCTGCTGTCGTGCTTTACGGGCGTGATGCCGTCGGCGCTGCCCGCGCTCTTTCCGACCGAGATCCGCTACGGCGCGCTCGCGATCGGCTTCAACGTGTCGGTGTCGCTGTTCGGCGGCACGACGCCGCTCGCGGCCGCGTGGCTCGTCGACGCGACGGGCGACCTGATGATGCCCGCGTATTACCTGATGGGCGCCGCCGTGATCGGCGCGATCTCGGTGCTCGCGCTGCCCGAGAGCGCGCGCCAGCCGCTCAAGGGCTCGCCGCCCGCCGTCGCGTCGCACCGCGAGGCGCATGCGCTCGCGCGAGAAATCAAGCGCCGCGAGGCGGCCGAGCGCGACGACGGCGGCTACGCGCCCGCCGCCGCGCTGCGTGCGTAAGCATCGTCGCGCGACCGCTTAGGAGGCGCGCCCTTCGATGACGAACCGCGGAGGCGGTTTCGCGACGCCCGGGCGGCGTGGCGAGACCGCCTCCGTTTTTTTGCGCGCGGCGGCAGCCGGCTTGCCGAAATCGGCGGCGTTCCGCGCGGCGCTCGATTCCGGCTGGCCGGGCGCCATTCGGATCGGTGAGCCGCGACCGGTGACCGGTGACTAGTGACTGGTTATCGGTAGTCGGTTATCGGTAGTTGGTGATCCGCCATTCGCAGTCCGCCATTCGCAGTCCGCAGTCCGCAGTCCGCAGTCCGCAGTCCGCAGTCCGCAGTCCGCGTTCAGGATGCCGCGTCGCGCATCAAGCGTCACGCAACGTATGGGAAGCCGATTGCGCCGCGGCTCGCGCCGCTCAATCGAGCGGCGTGCTCTCGAACTCCGGCAGCGCCTCCGCGCGCGCGGACAGCGCAGCGAGCGCCGGATAGCGCGCCGGATCGATGCGCGCGAGGTCCGGGTAATCGCGCTTCATGAACGCCGTGAAGCGCCACGCGACGGCGACCGTCACGTCCGCCTGAGTGATCCGCTCGCCGACGAGCCAGCCGCCCGCGCCCGCGATGCGCGCGTCGAGCGCGCCGTATGCGCTGTCGAGCTGGCCGAGCACGCGGTCGAGCCAAGGCTGATGCTGCTTGTCGCCCGGCCGCAGGCCATGCTCGTAGACAACCTGCACCGTCTTTTCGGCCGCCGCGAGCGCAAGACCGGTGAGCTCGAGCGCTCGCACGCGCGCCGGCAGATCGTCGGGCATCAGCCGCCGCTGCGGCGCGACGAGCCGGTCGAGGTAATCGACGATCAGCGACGAATCGACGAGCATCGTGCCGTCGTCGGTGAAGAACGTCGGCGCCTTCACGAGCGGATTGATCGACTTGAACTCGTCGAACTGGCGAAACACCGATATCGAGCGGTGCTCGAACGGCAAACCGAGCAGCTTCGCCGATATCGCGACGCGCCGCACGAATGGGGAATCCAGCATGCCAATCAGCTTCATCGGTAATGCTCCGCTTGACGTGGGGAGCGTCGACTTTAGCGCGTCGCGCCCGCTTCGCCTAGGGCCTGTTTCCGCTAATAACGGGCTTGCGAACGTGCCTTTGCGCCCGCAGGGCAAGGAGCGAGGAGGCGCAATAGCGGTCGCAATTGCAACGACGAACAACGCCGCCATGCGGGCGCAAAGGCACGTTCCCGTGATCAAAAAAATCCGTCGAGGGGCTGGCCGCCAGAAGGGCCGATCGCTGCGCCATGCTCCTCGCGAATACGTCGAGTATTCGCTTCGTCGCAATCCTTGCGCTCGGCCCTTCTGGCGGCCAGCGCAAGCCCGTTATTAGCGGGAACAGGCCCTAGCGGGCGCTCGTGAAATGCGGGAACCGGATTCGCGCGGCGCGGTCGGCGTGTGGCGTGTGGCGTGTGGCGTGTGGCGTGTGGCGTGTGGCGTGTGGCGTGTGGCGTGTGGCGTGTGGCGTGTGGCGTGTGGCGTGTGGCGTGTGGCGTGTGGCGTGTGGCGTGTGGCGTGTGGCGTGTGGTGTGGCGTGTGGCGTGTGGCGTGTGGCGTGTGGCGTGTGGCGTGTGGCGTGTGGCGTGTGGCGTGTGGCGTGTGGCGTGTGGCGTGTGGCGCGTGGCTCCCCGCTTGCGGCACGGCATCACGCGCGCTGCCGCCCCGGCGGCTCACTGCTCGCGCAGCCACGCCGCGCCGAGCGGCCACAGCGCGCGATTATCGTCGCGAAAATAGCCGAAGTGACCGATCGCATGCTGCCGGCGGTCCGGCGAAATCTCGCGGTGCTCGATCTGCGCGCTCGAATAGAGCCGATGCAGCGCCTGCACCGCGGCGGGCGGCGCCATCCAGTCGTCGCTGACCGTGTACGCGAGAATCCGGCCGCGATAATCGCGGAAATGCTCGCGCAGCGGACGGCCCGCGCCGTCGATCAGATAGTCGGGATGGCGGCTCCAGCGCGCCCATTCGCGCATCACGCCCGACGGCAGGTCGGCGCCGCCGCCCAGGCCGAGGCGCCGCGCCGGCAGATGCGACAGCACGCCGCCCAGCGCC comes from Burkholderia savannae and encodes:
- the proP gene encoding glycine betaine/L-proline transporter ProP, which gives rise to MTATSAPSSSSIASADGASAAPHEITVVDQGLLKRAVGAMALGNAMEWFDFGVYSYIAVTLGQVFFPSSSPSAQLLATFGTFAAAFLVRPLGGMVFGPLGDRIGRQRVLAMTMIMMAVGTFAIGLIPSYDSIGLLAPALLLVARLVQGFSTGGEYGGAATFIAEFSTDKRRGFMGSFLEFGTLIGYVMGAGVVALLTASMSHDALLSWGWRVPFLIAGPLGLIGLYIRMKLEETPAFKRQAEAREAQDKAVPNAHFRRQLVRHWRALLLCVGLVLIFNVADYMALSYLPSYLSSTLHFDEAHGLVLILIVMVLMMPMTLATGRLSDAIGRKPVMLAGCIGLFALAIPALLLIRTGETSLVFGGLLILGALLSCFTGVMPSALPALFPTEIRYGALAIGFNVSVSLFGGTTPLAAAWLVDATGDLMMPAYYLMGAAVIGAISVLALPESARQPLKGSPPAVASHREAHALAREIKRREAAERDDGGYAPAAALRA
- a CDS encoding glutathione S-transferase family protein gives rise to the protein MKLIGMLDSPFVRRVAISAKLLGLPFEHRSISVFRQFDEFKSINPLVKAPTFFTDDGTMLVDSSLIVDYLDRLVAPQRRLMPDDLPARVRALELTGLALAAAEKTVQVVYEHGLRPGDKQHQPWLDRVLGQLDSAYGALDARIAGAGGWLVGERITQADVTVAVAWRFTAFMKRDYPDLARIDPARYPALAALSARAEALPEFESTPLD